A genomic region of Elaeis guineensis isolate ETL-2024a chromosome 9, EG11, whole genome shotgun sequence contains the following coding sequences:
- the LOC105035342 gene encoding uncharacterized protein isoform X5 — MNLVFVLAFLQTIDATAITSFLKASNQRSDKFNFAKNVDDRLANHEVHEESDVVETERGGAADNIVLISKAEYTEVHCLPGAAGPLRVRQTGSTQGSLGRNEEHHHSLAGTSYGKEDEHHPTTSMLQTLPEELDLPVATIGRDAPEPADDNGVIDMNSELQHRSQGEMCCGGEDECPTACMLQNPPEEPDFPIAITEPAEDNRAINMNSELDGREQRHREIEVEEEMKHALKFSYFSTGIAGAGIVGIFSGYLGAQTGQAHTIHLKVCTFFMLATFIAGASMLVLTFLHLSSRVSIKIFRSLKYTTLGFLTLTMFDISFFLLKNFAILAFVPTLFVVMIAFFMALCHNGLPWSHHQGNSSMSFDR; from the exons ATGAATCtcgtctttgtgctcgcttttctGCAAACCATCGATGCAACCGCCATCACCTCCTTCCTGAAGGCAAGTAACCAAAGAAGCGACAAG ttTAATTTCGCCAAAAACGTGGATGACCGGTTGGCAAACCATGAAGTCCATGAG GAGAGTGATGTTGTGGAGACCGAGAGAGGAGGAGCAGCTGATAACATTGTGCTGATCAGTAAAGCTGAGTACACGGAAGTGCATTGCCTCCCTGGTGCGGCTGGCCCGTTGCGGGTGCGGCAGACGGGTAGCACGCAGGGCTCCCTCGGCAGGAATGAG GAGCATCATCATTCTCTAGCTGGAACATCCTATGGCAAAGAAGATGAACATCATCCCACAACTAGCATGCTTCAGACCCTTCCTGAAGAG CTAGATTTACCAGTGGCAACCATTGGTAGAGATGCACCTGAACCAGCTGATGATAATGGAGTAATCGATATGAACTCAGAATTG CAGCATCGTTCACAAGGTGAAATGTGCTGTGGCGGAGAAGACGAGTGTCCCACAGCTTGTATGCTTCAGAACCCTCCGGAAGAG CCAGATTTCCCTATAGCTATCACTGAACCAGCTGAAGATAATAGAGCCATCAATATGAACTCAGAGTTG GACGGACGAGAACAAAGACATAGAGAgatagaagtagaagaagaaatgaAGCACGCCTTaaaattttcttatttttcaacTGGCATTGCTGGTGCTGGAATCGTTGGCATTTTCTCTGGATATCTCGGAGCTCAAACAGGACAGGCCCATACAATCCATCTCAAGGTCTGCACCTTCTTCATGCTGGCCACCTTCATAGCCGGGGCCAGCATGCTGGTTCTGACATTCCTTCATCTTAGCAGCCGGGTCTCTATTAAAATCTTCAGAAGCCTCAAGTATACAACATTGGGGTTTCTAACCCTTACAATGTTTGATATTTCCTTTTTTTTGCTAAAGAATTTTGCCATTCTTGCCTTTGTTCCCACATTGTTTGTGGTGATGATTGCGTTCTTTATGGCTTTATGCCATAATGGGCTTCCATGGAGTCATCACCAAGGCAATAGTAGTATGTCATTTGATCGTTGA
- the LOC105035342 gene encoding uncharacterized protein isoform X4 codes for MNLVFVLAFLQTIDATAITSFLKASNQRSDKFNFAKNVDDRLANHEVHEESDVVETERGGAADNIVLISKAEYTEVHCLPGAAGPLRVRQTGSTQGSLGRNEEHHHSLAGTSYGKEDEHHPTTSMLQTLPEELDLPVATIGRDAPEPADDNGVIDMNSELHRSQGEMCCGGEDECPTACMLQNPPEEQPDFPIAITEPAEDNRAINMNSELDGREQRHREIEVEEEMKHALKFSYFSTGIAGAGIVGIFSGYLGAQTGQAHTIHLKVCTFFMLATFIAGASMLVLTFLHLSSRVSIKIFRSLKYTTLGFLTLTMFDISFFLLKNFAILAFVPTLFVVMIAFFMALCHNGLPWSHHQGNSSMSFDR; via the exons ATGAATCtcgtctttgtgctcgcttttctGCAAACCATCGATGCAACCGCCATCACCTCCTTCCTGAAGGCAAGTAACCAAAGAAGCGACAAG ttTAATTTCGCCAAAAACGTGGATGACCGGTTGGCAAACCATGAAGTCCATGAG GAGAGTGATGTTGTGGAGACCGAGAGAGGAGGAGCAGCTGATAACATTGTGCTGATCAGTAAAGCTGAGTACACGGAAGTGCATTGCCTCCCTGGTGCGGCTGGCCCGTTGCGGGTGCGGCAGACGGGTAGCACGCAGGGCTCCCTCGGCAGGAATGAG GAGCATCATCATTCTCTAGCTGGAACATCCTATGGCAAAGAAGATGAACATCATCCCACAACTAGCATGCTTCAGACCCTTCCTGAAGAG CTAGATTTACCAGTGGCAACCATTGGTAGAGATGCACCTGAACCAGCTGATGATAATGGAGTAATCGATATGAACTCAGAATTG CATCGTTCACAAGGTGAAATGTGCTGTGGCGGAGAAGACGAGTGTCCCACAGCTTGTATGCTTCAGAACCCTCCGGAAGAG CAGCCAGATTTCCCTATAGCTATCACTGAACCAGCTGAAGATAATAGAGCCATCAATATGAACTCAGAGTTG GACGGACGAGAACAAAGACATAGAGAgatagaagtagaagaagaaatgaAGCACGCCTTaaaattttcttatttttcaacTGGCATTGCTGGTGCTGGAATCGTTGGCATTTTCTCTGGATATCTCGGAGCTCAAACAGGACAGGCCCATACAATCCATCTCAAGGTCTGCACCTTCTTCATGCTGGCCACCTTCATAGCCGGGGCCAGCATGCTGGTTCTGACATTCCTTCATCTTAGCAGCCGGGTCTCTATTAAAATCTTCAGAAGCCTCAAGTATACAACATTGGGGTTTCTAACCCTTACAATGTTTGATATTTCCTTTTTTTTGCTAAAGAATTTTGCCATTCTTGCCTTTGTTCCCACATTGTTTGTGGTGATGATTGCGTTCTTTATGGCTTTATGCCATAATGGGCTTCCATGGAGTCATCACCAAGGCAATAGTAGTATGTCATTTGATCGTTGA
- the LOC105035342 gene encoding uncharacterized protein isoform X1, which produces MNLVFVLAFLQTIDATAITSFLKASNQRSDKFNFAKNVDDRLANHEVHEESDVVETERGGAADNIVLISKAEYTEVHCLPGAAGPLRVRQTGSTQGSLGRNEEHHHSLAGTSYGKEDEHHPTTSMLQTLPEELDLPVATIGRDAPEPADDNGVIDMNSELQQHRSQGEMCCGGEDECPTACMLQNPPEEQPDFPIAITEPAEDNRAINMNSELDGREQRHREIEVEEEMKHALKFSYFSTGIAGAGIVGIFSGYLGAQTGQAHTIHLKVCTFFMLATFIAGASMLVLTFLHLSSRVSIKIFRSLKYTTLGFLTLTMFDISFFLLKNFAILAFVPTLFVVMIAFFMALCHNGLPWSHHQGNSSMSFDR; this is translated from the exons ATGAATCtcgtctttgtgctcgcttttctGCAAACCATCGATGCAACCGCCATCACCTCCTTCCTGAAGGCAAGTAACCAAAGAAGCGACAAG ttTAATTTCGCCAAAAACGTGGATGACCGGTTGGCAAACCATGAAGTCCATGAG GAGAGTGATGTTGTGGAGACCGAGAGAGGAGGAGCAGCTGATAACATTGTGCTGATCAGTAAAGCTGAGTACACGGAAGTGCATTGCCTCCCTGGTGCGGCTGGCCCGTTGCGGGTGCGGCAGACGGGTAGCACGCAGGGCTCCCTCGGCAGGAATGAG GAGCATCATCATTCTCTAGCTGGAACATCCTATGGCAAAGAAGATGAACATCATCCCACAACTAGCATGCTTCAGACCCTTCCTGAAGAG CTAGATTTACCAGTGGCAACCATTGGTAGAGATGCACCTGAACCAGCTGATGATAATGGAGTAATCGATATGAACTCAGAATTG CAGCAGCATCGTTCACAAGGTGAAATGTGCTGTGGCGGAGAAGACGAGTGTCCCACAGCTTGTATGCTTCAGAACCCTCCGGAAGAG CAGCCAGATTTCCCTATAGCTATCACTGAACCAGCTGAAGATAATAGAGCCATCAATATGAACTCAGAGTTG GACGGACGAGAACAAAGACATAGAGAgatagaagtagaagaagaaatgaAGCACGCCTTaaaattttcttatttttcaacTGGCATTGCTGGTGCTGGAATCGTTGGCATTTTCTCTGGATATCTCGGAGCTCAAACAGGACAGGCCCATACAATCCATCTCAAGGTCTGCACCTTCTTCATGCTGGCCACCTTCATAGCCGGGGCCAGCATGCTGGTTCTGACATTCCTTCATCTTAGCAGCCGGGTCTCTATTAAAATCTTCAGAAGCCTCAAGTATACAACATTGGGGTTTCTAACCCTTACAATGTTTGATATTTCCTTTTTTTTGCTAAAGAATTTTGCCATTCTTGCCTTTGTTCCCACATTGTTTGTGGTGATGATTGCGTTCTTTATGGCTTTATGCCATAATGGGCTTCCATGGAGTCATCACCAAGGCAATAGTAGTATGTCATTTGATCGTTGA
- the LOC105035342 gene encoding uncharacterized protein isoform X3 gives MNLVFVLAFLQTIDATAITSFLKASNQRSDKFNFAKNVDDRLANHEVHEESDVVETERGGAADNIVLISKAEYTEVHCLPGAAGPLRVRQTGSTQGSLGRNEEHHHSLAGTSYGKEDEHHPTTSMLQTLPEELDLPVATIGRDAPEPADDNGVIDMNSELQQHRSQGEMCCGGEDECPTACMLQNPPEEPDFPIAITEPAEDNRAINMNSELDGREQRHREIEVEEEMKHALKFSYFSTGIAGAGIVGIFSGYLGAQTGQAHTIHLKVCTFFMLATFIAGASMLVLTFLHLSSRVSIKIFRSLKYTTLGFLTLTMFDISFFLLKNFAILAFVPTLFVVMIAFFMALCHNGLPWSHHQGNSSMSFDR, from the exons ATGAATCtcgtctttgtgctcgcttttctGCAAACCATCGATGCAACCGCCATCACCTCCTTCCTGAAGGCAAGTAACCAAAGAAGCGACAAG ttTAATTTCGCCAAAAACGTGGATGACCGGTTGGCAAACCATGAAGTCCATGAG GAGAGTGATGTTGTGGAGACCGAGAGAGGAGGAGCAGCTGATAACATTGTGCTGATCAGTAAAGCTGAGTACACGGAAGTGCATTGCCTCCCTGGTGCGGCTGGCCCGTTGCGGGTGCGGCAGACGGGTAGCACGCAGGGCTCCCTCGGCAGGAATGAG GAGCATCATCATTCTCTAGCTGGAACATCCTATGGCAAAGAAGATGAACATCATCCCACAACTAGCATGCTTCAGACCCTTCCTGAAGAG CTAGATTTACCAGTGGCAACCATTGGTAGAGATGCACCTGAACCAGCTGATGATAATGGAGTAATCGATATGAACTCAGAATTG CAGCAGCATCGTTCACAAGGTGAAATGTGCTGTGGCGGAGAAGACGAGTGTCCCACAGCTTGTATGCTTCAGAACCCTCCGGAAGAG CCAGATTTCCCTATAGCTATCACTGAACCAGCTGAAGATAATAGAGCCATCAATATGAACTCAGAGTTG GACGGACGAGAACAAAGACATAGAGAgatagaagtagaagaagaaatgaAGCACGCCTTaaaattttcttatttttcaacTGGCATTGCTGGTGCTGGAATCGTTGGCATTTTCTCTGGATATCTCGGAGCTCAAACAGGACAGGCCCATACAATCCATCTCAAGGTCTGCACCTTCTTCATGCTGGCCACCTTCATAGCCGGGGCCAGCATGCTGGTTCTGACATTCCTTCATCTTAGCAGCCGGGTCTCTATTAAAATCTTCAGAAGCCTCAAGTATACAACATTGGGGTTTCTAACCCTTACAATGTTTGATATTTCCTTTTTTTTGCTAAAGAATTTTGCCATTCTTGCCTTTGTTCCCACATTGTTTGTGGTGATGATTGCGTTCTTTATGGCTTTATGCCATAATGGGCTTCCATGGAGTCATCACCAAGGCAATAGTAGTATGTCATTTGATCGTTGA
- the LOC105035342 gene encoding uncharacterized protein isoform X2 yields MNLVFVLAFLQTIDATAITSFLKASNQRSDKFNFAKNVDDRLANHEVHEESDVVETERGGAADNIVLISKAEYTEVHCLPGAAGPLRVRQTGSTQGSLGRNEEHHHSLAGTSYGKEDEHHPTTSMLQTLPEELDLPVATIGRDAPEPADDNGVIDMNSELQHRSQGEMCCGGEDECPTACMLQNPPEEQPDFPIAITEPAEDNRAINMNSELDGREQRHREIEVEEEMKHALKFSYFSTGIAGAGIVGIFSGYLGAQTGQAHTIHLKVCTFFMLATFIAGASMLVLTFLHLSSRVSIKIFRSLKYTTLGFLTLTMFDISFFLLKNFAILAFVPTLFVVMIAFFMALCHNGLPWSHHQGNSSMSFDR; encoded by the exons ATGAATCtcgtctttgtgctcgcttttctGCAAACCATCGATGCAACCGCCATCACCTCCTTCCTGAAGGCAAGTAACCAAAGAAGCGACAAG ttTAATTTCGCCAAAAACGTGGATGACCGGTTGGCAAACCATGAAGTCCATGAG GAGAGTGATGTTGTGGAGACCGAGAGAGGAGGAGCAGCTGATAACATTGTGCTGATCAGTAAAGCTGAGTACACGGAAGTGCATTGCCTCCCTGGTGCGGCTGGCCCGTTGCGGGTGCGGCAGACGGGTAGCACGCAGGGCTCCCTCGGCAGGAATGAG GAGCATCATCATTCTCTAGCTGGAACATCCTATGGCAAAGAAGATGAACATCATCCCACAACTAGCATGCTTCAGACCCTTCCTGAAGAG CTAGATTTACCAGTGGCAACCATTGGTAGAGATGCACCTGAACCAGCTGATGATAATGGAGTAATCGATATGAACTCAGAATTG CAGCATCGTTCACAAGGTGAAATGTGCTGTGGCGGAGAAGACGAGTGTCCCACAGCTTGTATGCTTCAGAACCCTCCGGAAGAG CAGCCAGATTTCCCTATAGCTATCACTGAACCAGCTGAAGATAATAGAGCCATCAATATGAACTCAGAGTTG GACGGACGAGAACAAAGACATAGAGAgatagaagtagaagaagaaatgaAGCACGCCTTaaaattttcttatttttcaacTGGCATTGCTGGTGCTGGAATCGTTGGCATTTTCTCTGGATATCTCGGAGCTCAAACAGGACAGGCCCATACAATCCATCTCAAGGTCTGCACCTTCTTCATGCTGGCCACCTTCATAGCCGGGGCCAGCATGCTGGTTCTGACATTCCTTCATCTTAGCAGCCGGGTCTCTATTAAAATCTTCAGAAGCCTCAAGTATACAACATTGGGGTTTCTAACCCTTACAATGTTTGATATTTCCTTTTTTTTGCTAAAGAATTTTGCCATTCTTGCCTTTGTTCCCACATTGTTTGTGGTGATGATTGCGTTCTTTATGGCTTTATGCCATAATGGGCTTCCATGGAGTCATCACCAAGGCAATAGTAGTATGTCATTTGATCGTTGA